From Rhodovastum atsumiense, a single genomic window includes:
- a CDS encoding amidase has translation MSATDPALMSAEELLGHYARHALSPVEVLKAVTERIARYNPEINAFAVMSPHSLKQAGESEARWRAGRPRGLLDGVPVTVKDVIDLAGFPTRRGSRLTDPAPVADDAPVALSLKEHGAVIVGKTTTTEFGWKSPGDCPLHGITRNPWNKLHTPGGSSSGAAAAAAAAFGPLHVGTDGGGSVRIPAAWCGVVGLKPSFGRVPQWPLGAFANLAVAGPLARTVRDAALMLSVMARHDLRDPFCLPEEPRDWRNGIEEGVAELRIAVLRRPGFEAPVDWEGIAAVEQAAQLLSEAGAEVEEVDPGLPDTRAVFCRVWGVALTRLVQSFPETRRHMLDAGLLAVAAANDGVPATALMEMEELRITAAHAMARLHQRYDLVLCPTVPGMSPLVDAPLGDPMEAVWNAWAPWTFPFSLTRQPAITVPMGLSGNGLPRSVQLAAAQYRDDLVLRAARTLEVAQPFAMPELG, from the coding sequence ATGTCCGCTACCGATCCCGCCTTGATGTCCGCCGAGGAGTTGCTCGGCCATTATGCCCGTCACGCGCTCAGCCCCGTGGAGGTGCTGAAGGCAGTGACCGAGCGCATCGCCCGGTACAACCCGGAGATCAACGCGTTCGCGGTGATGAGCCCGCATTCGCTGAAGCAGGCCGGCGAAAGCGAGGCGCGCTGGCGCGCCGGCCGCCCGCGCGGCCTGCTCGACGGCGTGCCGGTGACGGTGAAGGACGTGATCGACCTCGCCGGCTTCCCGACGCGGCGCGGCTCCCGCCTGACCGACCCCGCGCCGGTGGCCGACGACGCGCCGGTGGCGCTGTCGCTGAAGGAACACGGCGCGGTCATCGTCGGCAAGACCACCACCACCGAGTTCGGCTGGAAGTCGCCCGGCGATTGCCCGCTGCACGGCATCACCCGCAATCCCTGGAACAAGCTGCATACGCCGGGCGGTTCGTCCTCGGGCGCGGCGGCGGCTGCGGCTGCGGCGTTCGGGCCGTTGCACGTTGGCACCGACGGGGGTGGCTCGGTGCGCATCCCCGCCGCCTGGTGCGGCGTGGTCGGGCTGAAGCCAAGCTTCGGACGGGTGCCGCAATGGCCGCTCGGCGCCTTCGCCAACCTCGCGGTGGCCGGGCCGCTGGCCCGCACGGTGCGCGACGCCGCGCTGATGCTCTCGGTGATGGCGCGCCATGACCTGCGCGACCCGTTCTGCCTGCCCGAGGAACCGCGCGACTGGCGCAACGGCATCGAGGAAGGCGTGGCCGAGCTGCGCATCGCGGTGCTGCGCCGGCCGGGCTTCGAGGCACCCGTCGACTGGGAAGGCATCGCCGCGGTCGAACAGGCGGCGCAACTGCTCAGCGAGGCCGGCGCCGAGGTGGAAGAGGTCGATCCCGGCCTGCCGGACACGCGCGCGGTGTTCTGCCGCGTCTGGGGCGTGGCCCTGACGCGGCTGGTGCAGTCCTTCCCGGAGACGCGGCGGCACATGCTGGATGCGGGGCTGCTCGCGGTGGCGGCCGCCAATGACGGCGTGCCGGCGACGGCGCTGATGGAGATGGAGGAACTGCGCATCACCGCCGCGCATGCGATGGCGCGGCTGCATCAGCGCTACGACCTGGTGCTGTGCCCGACCGTGCCGGGGATGTCGCCGCTGGTCGACGCGCCGCTGGGCGACCCGATGGAGGCGGTCTGGAACGCCTGGGCGCCCTGGACCTTCCCGTTCAGCCTGACGCGCCAGCCTGCGATCACGGTGCCGATGGGATTGTCGGGTAACGGCCTGCCACGGTCGGTGCAACTGGCGGCGGCACAGTACCGCGACGACCTGGTGCTGCGGGCGGCGCGCACGCTGGAGGTCGCGCAGCCTTTTGCCATGCCTGAGCTCGGCTGA
- a CDS encoding ABC transporter substrate-binding protein codes for MRRRRLVPALAFAAAVLAWDAGAAHAAAPSFVRGGAVTLCTDPTYAPMEFFERPGERQPVGFDIDLARALAQRWGVSLRILTMDFTGLLPGLDAKRCDFVMSGTFVTPERLSRFNGVPYIASAQVILVRAGSSGVAAPDDLAGKVVSVQAGTVYEKRLHALDEAFRAAGRPGITIQAYPGGSDAVQQLTTGRAAATITQDTEAAYRAVAQKGQFAVAYSWPATDEFGIFFSKNPADYARIKADIEALRADGTIARLAATWHLPESDAAAPLHWPE; via the coding sequence ATGCGCCGACGCCGTCTTGTTCCCGCCCTGGCCTTTGCCGCGGCCGTGCTGGCCTGGGACGCGGGGGCGGCACACGCCGCGGCGCCGTCCTTCGTGCGCGGCGGGGCCGTCACGCTGTGCACCGATCCGACCTATGCGCCGATGGAGTTCTTCGAACGGCCGGGCGAACGCCAGCCGGTCGGCTTCGACATCGACCTCGCGCGGGCGCTGGCGCAGCGCTGGGGCGTCAGCCTGCGCATCCTGACGATGGATTTCACCGGCCTGCTGCCGGGGCTCGACGCCAAGCGATGCGACTTCGTCATGAGCGGCACCTTCGTCACGCCCGAACGGCTGTCGCGCTTCAACGGGGTGCCCTACATCGCCTCGGCGCAGGTGATCCTGGTGCGCGCGGGCAGCAGCGGCGTCGCCGCCCCCGATGACCTGGCCGGCAAGGTGGTCAGCGTGCAGGCGGGCACGGTGTACGAGAAGCGGCTGCACGCGCTGGACGAGGCGTTCCGGGCGGCGGGCCGGCCGGGCATCACCATCCAGGCCTATCCGGGCGGATCGGATGCGGTGCAGCAGCTCACCACCGGGCGGGCCGCGGCGACGATCACCCAGGATACCGAGGCGGCGTACCGGGCGGTGGCGCAGAAGGGACAGTTCGCGGTGGCGTATTCCTGGCCTGCCACCGACGAGTTCGGCATCTTTTTCTCAAAGAACCCGGCGGATTACGCGCGGATCAAGGCCGATATCGAGGCGCTGCGGGCGGACGGGACGATCGCGCGGCTGGCCGCGACCTGGCATCTGCCGGAAAGCGACGCGGCGGCCCCCCTGCACTGGCCGGAATAG
- a CDS encoding amino acid ABC transporter permease translates to MDFDTGLFLDALLSWPFLHGALLTVALSLASHGVGIVLGLGVALMGTSPRRPVRGLAAAYVWFFRGTPVLLLLLFVWNALPQVVPAFREDWFTPFLAAWLALSLNETAYQSEINRAALLAVDDGQRAAAAALGLTRLQAFLLVVLPQCLRVAVPPTVNEFITLLKTTSLASVISLQELLATTTRATSASFRYTEFYAVALVYYLAIVSLLTLGQARLERRLAVGEPRPGGQAKAH, encoded by the coding sequence ATGGATTTCGATACCGGGTTGTTCCTGGACGCGCTGCTGTCCTGGCCCTTCCTGCACGGCGCGCTGCTGACGGTGGCGCTCAGCCTCGCCTCGCATGGCGTGGGGATCGTGCTGGGGCTGGGCGTGGCGCTGATGGGCACCTCTCCGCGGCGGCCGGTGCGCGGGCTGGCCGCCGCCTATGTGTGGTTCTTCCGCGGCACGCCGGTGCTGTTGCTGCTGCTGTTCGTGTGGAACGCGCTGCCGCAGGTCGTGCCGGCGTTCCGCGAGGACTGGTTCACGCCCTTCCTCGCGGCCTGGCTGGCGCTGAGCCTGAACGAGACGGCCTATCAGAGCGAGATCAACCGGGCGGCCCTGCTGGCGGTGGATGACGGGCAGCGCGCCGCGGCGGCGGCGCTGGGGCTGACGCGGCTGCAGGCCTTCCTGCTGGTGGTGCTGCCGCAATGCCTGCGCGTGGCGGTGCCGCCGACGGTGAACGAATTCATCACGCTGCTGAAGACCACCTCGCTGGCTTCGGTGATCTCGCTGCAGGAATTGCTGGCGACGACGACGCGGGCGACCAGCGCTTCCTTCCGCTACACCGAGTTCTATGCGGTGGCGCTGGTGTACTACCTGGCCATCGTCTCGCTGCTGACGCTGGGGCAGGCACGGCTGGAGCGGCGCCTCGCGGTGGGCGAGCCGCGGCCGGGCGGGCAGGCGAAGGCGCACTGA
- a CDS encoding extracellular catalytic domain type 1 short-chain-length polyhydroxyalkanoate depolymerase, which produces MKLRLHPDIIEATRLTREGRIAEATALLQRVAGSHAPAETTPTPPHDAAHAPSGRASRLFDVAPDTGQATPREPPRSTGGTGGTDRFARRGGGTPPPGARVSLHDLVARLRELHGQRHAPVRDDQALPDGARFLTGSFSGEAGRRAYRLYIPGSHRGGPAPLLVMLHGCTQSPEDFAAGTRMNSLAEEHGWLVAYPAQPHSANPQKCWNWFNPEDQLRDRGEPSLVAGITRQVMREQDVDPRRVYVAGLSAGGAAAAIMAATHPDLYAAAGVHSGMPCGAAKDLPSALTAMRQGAALPPRPNQPMVPTIVFHGDEDRMVHPRNGEAVIAQSAARAGADLRTERLRGQVPGGHTFSRVLHSKGDGQTMLEHWVVHGGGHAWFGGSDAGSYTDPRGPDASGEMLRFFRQHVGAPGQPS; this is translated from the coding sequence ATGAAACTGCGCCTGCATCCCGACATCATCGAGGCCACCCGCCTGACGCGCGAAGGGCGGATCGCCGAAGCCACGGCGCTGCTGCAGCGCGTGGCCGGCAGCCACGCCCCGGCGGAGACCACCCCCACACCGCCGCATGATGCCGCCCACGCACCATCCGGACGCGCGTCGCGCCTCTTCGACGTGGCGCCCGACACCGGCCAGGCGACGCCGCGCGAGCCCCCCAGGTCGACCGGCGGGACCGGCGGGACGGACAGGTTCGCCCGGCGGGGTGGCGGCACGCCCCCTCCCGGCGCGCGGGTCTCCCTGCACGATCTCGTCGCACGGCTCAGGGAACTCCACGGGCAACGGCACGCACCGGTGCGGGACGACCAAGCGCTGCCGGATGGCGCACGCTTCCTGACCGGATCCTTCAGCGGCGAAGCCGGGCGGCGCGCCTACAGGCTCTACATCCCGGGCAGCCATCGCGGCGGCCCGGCGCCGCTGCTGGTCATGCTGCATGGCTGCACCCAGTCCCCCGAGGACTTCGCCGCCGGCACCCGCATGAACAGTCTTGCCGAGGAACATGGCTGGCTGGTCGCCTATCCGGCGCAGCCGCACTCGGCCAATCCGCAGAAATGCTGGAACTGGTTCAACCCGGAGGACCAGCTTCGCGACCGTGGCGAGCCGTCGCTGGTCGCCGGCATCACGCGCCAGGTCATGCGCGAGCAGGACGTCGATCCCCGGCGTGTCTATGTCGCCGGCCTCTCCGCCGGCGGGGCCGCCGCTGCCATCATGGCGGCGACCCATCCCGACCTCTATGCCGCGGCCGGCGTGCATTCCGGCATGCCCTGCGGGGCGGCGAAGGACCTGCCCTCCGCCCTCACCGCCATGCGCCAGGGGGCTGCCTTGCCGCCCCGCCCGAACCAGCCGATGGTCCCAACCATCGTGTTCCATGGCGACGAGGATCGCATGGTGCATCCTCGCAATGGCGAGGCCGTCATCGCCCAATCGGCGGCGCGCGCCGGCGCGGACCTGCGCACCGAGCGGCTGCGGGGCCAGGTGCCCGGTGGTCACACCTTCAGCCGCGTCCTGCACAGCAAGGGCGACGGACAGACGATGCTCGAGCACTGGGTCGTGCATGGCGGCGGCCATGCCTGGTTCGGCGGCAGCGACGCCGGCTCCTACACCGACCCGCGCGGCCCCGATGCCTCGGGGGAGATGCTCCGCTTCTTCCGCCAACACGTCGGCGCCCCGGGCCAGCCGTCATAG
- a CDS encoding CopG family transcriptional regulator, whose translation MTNNVHEIRPRGGGDTEKITINLGYVDLGHIDLLVHDGFYSNRSDFIRTAIRNQIERHAEATRQSVTRKSLDLGLRHFSRADLEAVRAAGQRLDIRVLGLASIADDVSPELARATIASISVLGALQASPAVKAALADRTG comes from the coding sequence ATGACGAACAACGTGCATGAAATCCGCCCCAGGGGCGGTGGCGACACCGAGAAGATCACCATCAACCTTGGCTATGTCGATCTCGGTCATATCGACCTGTTGGTTCATGACGGTTTCTATTCTAACAGAAGCGATTTCATCCGCACCGCGATCCGCAACCAGATCGAGCGCCACGCCGAGGCCACGCGGCAATCCGTCACCCGCAAAAGCCTGGATCTCGGCTTGCGGCACTTCAGCCGCGCGGACCTGGAAGCGGTGCGCGCGGCCGGGCAACGCCTCGACATCCGGGTGCTGGGCCTGGCCAGCATCGCCGATGACGTCTCCCCCGAGCTCGCCCGCGCCACCATCGCCTCGATCTCGGTGCTCGGGGCGTTGCAGGCCAGCCCGGCGGTGAAGGCCGCCCTGGCCGACCGCACCGGCTGA